In the Vibrio sp. FE10 genome, CCAGCAACTGACGTTTTCTCATGCATAGATTGGTCTGGAAGTGGACCGAAGTCAGAGCGAAGTGCTGCTACCATCCAACCTGAAAGGTATAGGTAACGACGGTCTGTCTTGCCATCAAAGTGCTTCTTAATAGAAATCAACTTTTGTTGGCCGATGAAACCATGCCAGCAACCCAGTGATTGAGTGTATTGAGAGCTGTCTTCGTCGTAAGCCGCCATGTCTGCACGCATGATATCTGCCGTGTATTGCGCAATATCCAGACCTGTTTTGAATTTGTTTTGAGCTCGCATACGAGCTGCAGATTCAGGGTTGATTGCATCCCATGGAGCACCAGCAGCGCTTTTTGCAACTTCAATCTTTTCGATATCTTGTGTAATTTGCGACATAACTATTCCTTAGTTTCACGTGGACATGTTGGCCAATTTGGCGAGGTCATTCGATTTGGATTAAATCTAACCATGGACAAAGAATAACCATGTATGTGATAATTTTGTTAATTTATAGTTATTATATTCGGTATTTTTCTTATGAATATTGCTCGTATAGACCTTAATTTACTTGTGTATTTAGACATGTTGCTACGTGAAAGAAACGTTACACGAGCAGCAAATCAATTAGGAATAACTCAGCCAGCCATGAGTAATGGCCTGCGTCGATTGCGTGATCTGTTTGAAGACCCGCTGTTGGTGAGAACCAGTGAAGGGATGATACCGACCGAGCGAGCACATAAACTGCAGCCACTGATTCGAAACATCCTGGCGAATGTAGAAAAGACATTGCAGCCGACCACGGAGTTTAATGCTGAAGACAGTGAGCGCGTGTTTCGTATCATGGCGAGTGACTATGCTGAGTCGACCATTATTCAGCCGCTATTGAAAAAGTTGAGCGAGATAGCACCGAAAATACGACTGGATATCATGACGCCAAGTGACGTGAGTTATCAGGATGTGGAGCAAGGCACTGTTGATATTATCATCAACCGTTTTGACGACATTCCACAGTCGTTTCACCAGATGAGCCTTTGGCACGACGGGTTCTCTTGCCTATTTAGTTGTGATAACCCGATAGCCGACAACTTCGATCTTTTGTCTTATCTAAAGGCGCAACATATTTGGGTAAGTAAGACAGGTATGGGCACCGGTGTTGGGATCAACCCAAGCGAAGCACAAAAGCTCGGGTGGATTGATGAAGCACTAATGCGCATTGGTAAAACACGTAATATCACGGTGTTCACACGACACTATTTGTCGGCGATTCTCTTCGCTCAACAGAAGAACCTGATCCTGACCATTCCAACCAAAGCAGCGCAATTGCAGCGCAATAACCCTAGGTTGTTAATCAAACCAGCACCATTCGCTATTGAACCCTTTGAGGTGAAAATGGCGTGGAGTCCATTGTTACAAACCAATCCTGACCATCAGTGGATGCGTCGATTGATTAAAAGTGTCGCCAATGAAATAGAAAGTGGTGTGACGGAATAACACAGTTTGTAGGGTATTTTTTATATGAATATCCAGTATAACTGGCATAAATTAGCTAAATTTGCGCCCGTTAAGTAACTTTAAACTAGTTATTTAAATTTAAGTCAGTTAAGTAAATATATTGAGTAGTCATCAGTTAGCTTGAGAGAGATTTTATGAGCAGTCGTATTCAACAGGGAAGCTTGAACATTGATAGCACCCTCTACCAATTAATTAATGATCAGGTCATTCCTGGAACAGGCATTGTCGCTGAAGACTTTTGGCAATCATTTGCAACCATCCTTGAAGATTTGGCTCCAAAGAACCGCGCATTGCTTATTAAGCGCGACGATCTCCAACATCAAATTGATGTTTGGCACCAAGAGCGTGCTGGACAAACGCTAGATGCGGCAGAGTACAAACAGTTCTTGCAGCAGATTGGCTACTTAGTGCCTGAGGGCGAAGACTTTCAAGTAACCACCGCAAGCGTTGAGCCTGAAATTGCAACACAAGCGGGGCCGCAGCTTGTTGTACCTATTATGAATGCACGTTTTGCACTTAACGCGGCTAATGCGCGTTGGGGCAGTTTGTACGATGCGCTCTACGGAACCGATGTCATCAGCGAAAGTGATGGTGCAGAAAAAGGTGGCAGCTTTAACCCTGTTCGTGGCGCTAAAGTAGTGAGCTACGCTCGAGGTTTCCTTGATGACGCAGCACCTCTCAACGGTGTCTCCCATAAAGACGTGACCAAATACAGCATCAGTAACGTCAGCATTGGCAATACACTGACAGCGACCTTAGATAACGGCGAAGAAGTCACTCTAATTGATCGCAACCAGTTCATTGGTTACCAAGGTGATGCAAGTGCGCCTTCAAGCATTTTGCTTAAGCACAACAACCTACATATTGAAATACAAATTGACCCGAGCGCGCCAATTGGCAGCGTTGATGTGGCTGGTATTAAAGATGTGCTGGTGGAATCGGCTCTCACCACCATTATGGATTGCGAAGACTCAGTAGCTGCGGTCGATGGTGAAGACAAAGCATTGGCTTACCGTAACTGGTTAGGCCTAATGAAAGGTGACTTACAAGAGTCGCTAGAGAAAAACGGCAAAACCATCGTTCGTAACCTCAACCCAGATCGTCAATACACCAGTGTGACGGGGGGCGAGATCTCGCTGAAAGGTCGCAGCATGTTGTTCATCCGCAACGTAGGCCATCTAATGACTAACCCTGCCATTATTGATGCTCAAGGCAATGAAGTGCCTGAAGGCATTATGGATGGCATGATCACTTCGCTAATCGCGATGCATGATTTAAAAGGCAACAGCGTGTACCAAAACTCTACCGCAAACAGCATTAATATTGTTAAACCTAAGATGCATGGTCCTGAAGAAGTCGCCTTTACCAATGAACTGTTTGGTCGCATTGAAGATGCGTTAGGCCTAGACCGATTCACGATCAAAGTCGGCATCATGGACGAAGAGCGTCGTACTTCAGTCAACCTTAAAGAATGTATCCGCGCGGCTAAAGACCGTGTCGTGTTTATCAATACAGGCTTCTTAGACCGAACCGGTGATGAAATTCACACCAGCATGGAAGCAGGACCATTTGCTCCGAAAACACAGCTGAAAACCATGACTTGGATTGGCGCGTACGAAGATCAAAACGTTGATCTTGGCTTAGCTTGTGGCCTGCAAGGTAAAGCCCAGATTGGTAAAGGTATGTGGCCAGAGCCAGATAACATGGCCAAGATGATGGACGCGAAAATTGGACACCCACAAGCCGGTGCCAATACCGCTTGGGTTCCTTCTCCAACTGCCGCGACTCTGCATGCCTTGCACTATCACAAGGTGAGTGTTCCTAGCCGTCAGAAAGAGCTTCGTGAGCGTGTGAGAGCGAACGTCGATGATATTCTGACTATCCCGCTGCTAGGCAATCAAAAGCTGACTGCGAAAGATATCCAAAATGAATTGGACAACAATACGCAAGGTATTCTTGGTTACGTAGTTCGTTGGATTGACCAAGGTGTTGGTTGTTCGAAGGTGCCAGATATTAACGATGTAGGCCTAATGGAAGACCGCGCGACATTGCGTATTTCAAGCCAACACATTGCCAACTGGTTACGCCACGGCA is a window encoding:
- a CDS encoding LysR family transcriptional regulator yields the protein MNIARIDLNLLVYLDMLLRERNVTRAANQLGITQPAMSNGLRRLRDLFEDPLLVRTSEGMIPTERAHKLQPLIRNILANVEKTLQPTTEFNAEDSERVFRIMASDYAESTIIQPLLKKLSEIAPKIRLDIMTPSDVSYQDVEQGTVDIIINRFDDIPQSFHQMSLWHDGFSCLFSCDNPIADNFDLLSYLKAQHIWVSKTGMGTGVGINPSEAQKLGWIDEALMRIGKTRNITVFTRHYLSAILFAQQKNLILTIPTKAAQLQRNNPRLLIKPAPFAIEPFEVKMAWSPLLQTNPDHQWMRRLIKSVANEIESGVTE
- a CDS encoding malate synthase G; protein product: MSSRIQQGSLNIDSTLYQLINDQVIPGTGIVAEDFWQSFATILEDLAPKNRALLIKRDDLQHQIDVWHQERAGQTLDAAEYKQFLQQIGYLVPEGEDFQVTTASVEPEIATQAGPQLVVPIMNARFALNAANARWGSLYDALYGTDVISESDGAEKGGSFNPVRGAKVVSYARGFLDDAAPLNGVSHKDVTKYSISNVSIGNTLTATLDNGEEVTLIDRNQFIGYQGDASAPSSILLKHNNLHIEIQIDPSAPIGSVDVAGIKDVLVESALTTIMDCEDSVAAVDGEDKALAYRNWLGLMKGDLQESLEKNGKTIVRNLNPDRQYTSVTGGEISLKGRSMLFIRNVGHLMTNPAIIDAQGNEVPEGIMDGMITSLIAMHDLKGNSVYQNSTANSINIVKPKMHGPEEVAFTNELFGRIEDALGLDRFTIKVGIMDEERRTSVNLKECIRAAKDRVVFINTGFLDRTGDEIHTSMEAGPFAPKTQLKTMTWIGAYEDQNVDLGLACGLQGKAQIGKGMWPEPDNMAKMMDAKIGHPQAGANTAWVPSPTAATLHALHYHKVSVPSRQKELRERVRANVDDILTIPLLGNQKLTAKDIQNELDNNTQGILGYVVRWIDQGVGCSKVPDINDVGLMEDRATLRISSQHIANWLRHGICDEAQVMKTMKRMAAVVDGQNAGDSSYRNMAPDFENSIAFSAACQLVFEGCAQPSGYTEPVLHAMRLKLKGTAQ